The following coding sequences lie in one Carcharodon carcharias isolate sCarCar2 chromosome 5, sCarCar2.pri, whole genome shotgun sequence genomic window:
- the LOC121277669 gene encoding collagen alpha-1(X) chain-like isoform X4 — protein sequence MSISLVYGIGYKGYNQSPYNAKSQGYELKGLHYQSLEDNAKGITVRGDPGPPGPPGPPGPSGPPGQTGYPGKPGVGLVGPPGNPGQPGPQGLTLKGSPGNPGAPGPSGRIGYPGPKGDKGIQGMQGQRGSPGPPGNPGPTGLSVVGSPGPQGSAGPPGVPGLPGAKGHPGYPGLPGQKGDKGIGIPGISGKKGPPGPPGPQGIPGPVGLSKSGVPGLPGERGKKGEMGPPGPSGFTGAPGHKGPPGPPGATGIGKAGAAGAPGLPGPPGLKGHPGVQGLPGAPGLPGIGKPGIPGSKGEPGPVGYPGYPGKKGEIGPIGKSGDPGLVGAAGVPGSQGPRGLQGIPGAPGVKGVPGHMGAQGYPGSKGERGPTGAPGISGLPGKPGSRGPPGAIGPAGQKGDIGLTGAAGKPGRPGSPGPQGPLGFPGAVGLRGPAGIPGHKGLPGLPGSQGPPGVNGAPGKSGMPGPPGLISREITKGPPGAPGRTGAEGAPGPPGLPGPPGLPGEIFVQPEKSVQPPPGLLSPIPAFTATLSRPYPPVRQPIIFDVLLTNSNNNYDPSSGIFTCEVSGLYQFSYHVQIKGANVWVSLYKNGKPILQTYDDYTKGYVDQASGSAIVHLHENDQVYVLLPSEEANGLYSSDEKQSSFSGFLISPS from the coding sequence TAAGAGGAGATCCAGGACCACCCGGACCACCTGGACCCCCAGGGCCCAGCGGGCCCCCAGGCCAAACAGGATATCCAGGAAAGCCAGGAGTTGGGTTGGTCGGACCTCCTGGTAATCCAGGACAACCAGGGCCACAAGGACTGACTTTAAAGGGGTCGCCAGGCAATCCAGGAGCACCAGGACCATCAGGCAGAATAGGATATCCTGGACCAAAAGGTGATAAAGGAATTCAAGGGATGCAAGGGCAAAGAGGTAGCCCAGGACCTCCAGGAAATCCTGGACCAACAGGATTGTCTGTTGTTGGTAGTCCAGGTCCACAAGGGTCAGCAGGTCCTCCAGGCGTACCAGGATTACCTGGGGCAAAAGGACACCCAGGTTATCCAGGCCTCCCTGGGCAAAAGGGTGATAAAGGAATTGGAATTCCAGGGATTTCTGGTAAAAAGGGGCCACCTGGGCCACCAGGGCCACAAGGAATCCCTGGGCCAGTAGGATTAAGTAAATCAGGTGTCCCTGGTCTTCCTGGTGAACGAGGTAAAAAAGGTGAAATGGGGCCACCAGGCCCATCTGGTTTTACAGGTGCACCAGGCCATAAAGGACCACCAGGACCACCTGGAGCAACTGGAATTGGAAAGGCTGGAGCTGCTGGTGCACCTGGATTGCCAGGGCCTCCTGGTCTTAAAGGTCACCCTGGCGTACAAGGTTTGCCAGGGGCACCAGGATTGCCAGGTATTGGAAAACCAGGTATACCAGGGTCCAAAGGAGAACCTGGTCCTGTAGGCTACCCTGGATATCCtggaaagaaaggagagataggACCAATCGGCAAGTCAGGAGATCCTGGATTGGTGGGAGCAGCTGGTGTGCCAGGATCACAAGGCCCAAGGGGTTTACAAGGGATTCCTGGTGCACCAGGAGTAAAAGGTGTACCAGGACACATGGGTGCACAAGGGTACCCTGGATCAAAGGGTGAGCGAGGGCCAACTGGTGCTCCAGGAATATCAGGACTTCCAGGGAAACCAGGTTCACGGGGCCCACCAGGAGCAATTGGACCAGCCGGCCAAAAAGGTGATATTGGTCTTACTGGTGCAGCTGGGAAACCTGGAAGACCTGGTTCTCCTGGTCCTCAAGGTCCATTAGGTTTTCCAGGTGCAGTAGGATTGCGAGGGCCAGCTGGAATACCTGGTCATAAAGGTTTACCTGGGTTGCCAGGTTCTCAAGGGCCTCCTGGAGTAAATGGTGCTCCAGGAAAATCAGGAATGCCAGGTCCTCCAGGTCTCATCAGCAGGGAAATAACTAAGGGGCCACCAGGGGCACCTGGACGAACAGGAGCAGAAGGTGCTCCAGGTCCGCCAGGTCTTCCCGGTCCACCAGGTTTACCTGGCGAAATTTTTGTACAACCAGAAAAATCTGTACAGCCACCACCAGGATTGTTGAGCCCTATTCCAGCTTTTACAGCCACTCTTTCTAGGCCATATCCACCAGTGAGGCAACCAATAATATTTGACGTACTATTGACCAATTCAAATAATAACTATGATCCATCATCTGGCATTTTTACATGTGAGGTATCAGGCCTTTACCAATTTAGTTACCATGTGCAAATCAAGGGGGCAAATGTTTGGGTTTCATTATATAAAAATGGGAAGCCCATATTGCAAACATATGATGATTATACAAAAGGGTATGTTGATCAGGCCTCAGGAAGTGCTATAGTACACCTACATGAAAATGATCAAGTATacgtcctgctaccttcagaggAAGCTAATGGTTTATATTCATCTGATGAGAAACAGTCATCCTTCTCAGGGTTTTTAATTAGCCCCTCATGA
- the LOC121277669 gene encoding collagen alpha-1(X) chain-like isoform X2: protein MALREGGALLLILSVTLVNGLGYYRYSNAHNPAGYELKGLHYQSLEDNAKGITVRGDPGPPGPPGPPGPSGPPGQTGYPGKPGVGLVGPPGNPGQPGPQGLTLKGSPGNPGAPGPSGRIGYPGPKGDKGIQGMQGQRGSPGPPGNPGPTGLSVVGSPGPQGSAGPPGVPGLPGAKGHPGYPGLPGQKGDKGIGIPGISGKKGPPGPPGPQGIPGPVGLSKSGVPGLPGERGKKGEMGPPGPSGFTGAPGHKGPPGPPGATGIGKAGAAGAPGLPGPPGLKGHPGVQGLPGAPGLPGIGKPGIPGSKGEPGPVGYPGYPGKKGEIGPIGKSGDPGLVGAAGVPGSQGPRGLQGIPGAPGVKGVPGHMGAQGYPGSKGERGPTGAPGISGLPGKPGSRGPPGAIGPAGQKGDIGLTGAAGKPGRPGSPGPQGPLGFPGAVGLRGPAGIPGHKGLPGLPGSQGPPGVNGAPGKSGMPGPPGLISREITKGPPGAPGRTGAEGAPGPPGLPGPPGLPGEIFVQPEKSVQPPPGLLSPIPAFTATLSRPYPPVRQPIIFDVLLTNSNNNYDPSSGIFTCEVSGLYQFSYHVQIKGANVWVSLYKNGKPILQTYDDYTKGYVDQASGSAIVHLHENDQVYVLLPSEEANGLYSSDEKQSSFSGFLISPS from the coding sequence TAAGAGGAGATCCAGGACCACCCGGACCACCTGGACCCCCAGGGCCCAGCGGGCCCCCAGGCCAAACAGGATATCCAGGAAAGCCAGGAGTTGGGTTGGTCGGACCTCCTGGTAATCCAGGACAACCAGGGCCACAAGGACTGACTTTAAAGGGGTCGCCAGGCAATCCAGGAGCACCAGGACCATCAGGCAGAATAGGATATCCTGGACCAAAAGGTGATAAAGGAATTCAAGGGATGCAAGGGCAAAGAGGTAGCCCAGGACCTCCAGGAAATCCTGGACCAACAGGATTGTCTGTTGTTGGTAGTCCAGGTCCACAAGGGTCAGCAGGTCCTCCAGGCGTACCAGGATTACCTGGGGCAAAAGGACACCCAGGTTATCCAGGCCTCCCTGGGCAAAAGGGTGATAAAGGAATTGGAATTCCAGGGATTTCTGGTAAAAAGGGGCCACCTGGGCCACCAGGGCCACAAGGAATCCCTGGGCCAGTAGGATTAAGTAAATCAGGTGTCCCTGGTCTTCCTGGTGAACGAGGTAAAAAAGGTGAAATGGGGCCACCAGGCCCATCTGGTTTTACAGGTGCACCAGGCCATAAAGGACCACCAGGACCACCTGGAGCAACTGGAATTGGAAAGGCTGGAGCTGCTGGTGCACCTGGATTGCCAGGGCCTCCTGGTCTTAAAGGTCACCCTGGCGTACAAGGTTTGCCAGGGGCACCAGGATTGCCAGGTATTGGAAAACCAGGTATACCAGGGTCCAAAGGAGAACCTGGTCCTGTAGGCTACCCTGGATATCCtggaaagaaaggagagataggACCAATCGGCAAGTCAGGAGATCCTGGATTGGTGGGAGCAGCTGGTGTGCCAGGATCACAAGGCCCAAGGGGTTTACAAGGGATTCCTGGTGCACCAGGAGTAAAAGGTGTACCAGGACACATGGGTGCACAAGGGTACCCTGGATCAAAGGGTGAGCGAGGGCCAACTGGTGCTCCAGGAATATCAGGACTTCCAGGGAAACCAGGTTCACGGGGCCCACCAGGAGCAATTGGACCAGCCGGCCAAAAAGGTGATATTGGTCTTACTGGTGCAGCTGGGAAACCTGGAAGACCTGGTTCTCCTGGTCCTCAAGGTCCATTAGGTTTTCCAGGTGCAGTAGGATTGCGAGGGCCAGCTGGAATACCTGGTCATAAAGGTTTACCTGGGTTGCCAGGTTCTCAAGGGCCTCCTGGAGTAAATGGTGCTCCAGGAAAATCAGGAATGCCAGGTCCTCCAGGTCTCATCAGCAGGGAAATAACTAAGGGGCCACCAGGGGCACCTGGACGAACAGGAGCAGAAGGTGCTCCAGGTCCGCCAGGTCTTCCCGGTCCACCAGGTTTACCTGGCGAAATTTTTGTACAACCAGAAAAATCTGTACAGCCACCACCAGGATTGTTGAGCCCTATTCCAGCTTTTACAGCCACTCTTTCTAGGCCATATCCACCAGTGAGGCAACCAATAATATTTGACGTACTATTGACCAATTCAAATAATAACTATGATCCATCATCTGGCATTTTTACATGTGAGGTATCAGGCCTTTACCAATTTAGTTACCATGTGCAAATCAAGGGGGCAAATGTTTGGGTTTCATTATATAAAAATGGGAAGCCCATATTGCAAACATATGATGATTATACAAAAGGGTATGTTGATCAGGCCTCAGGAAGTGCTATAGTACACCTACATGAAAATGATCAAGTATacgtcctgctaccttcagaggAAGCTAATGGTTTATATTCATCTGATGAGAAACAGTCATCCTTCTCAGGGTTTTTAATTAGCCCCTCATGA